TCGCATCAAGGGTGCGCAAGATGAGGCTAGTGAACAGAGTACTTGTCACTCTTCCTGCGCCCAGGGTTCAAGTACTTGAAAACGATGCCATGTCTCTTGGGTTGAAGCCAGAGAGTATAGGCATGGTGGTTATCCACCCTCCTTATCTTAGCAACACCGCCTTTTCTGAATCTGTTCAGCTTCCATTAGCATGGATGGGCTATCACCACCGTGACATCTGGAAGAGAGAGCTACGCTGCAGAGGAAGCTATGTCCATGAGCCGGACGGGTTGAGGAAGTATCTGACAGGTTGGCACGGAATTCTTGATCAGGCGTCCCAAGTAACGGTGAATGGTGGGCACGTCTGTGTAGTTATTGGCGATGGCCATATTGACTACGTAAGAATTCCCATGGGAGCTATAACCAAGGAATTTGCTTCAGACCTGAACCTGCACTTGGTGAGGGAAATCCAACACCGGATCAACAACAACACTGGGTGGACCCTGAATCGCAGAATGAGAGCCCAACACCTTCTCGTGTTTAGGAAGTAGGTTGTCAATGCAACGAATGGAATTCAACGATACGAACGCGAACGGAAATTATGCCACTCACGCGTACTTTCGCTATTTTGGCAAGCTGCCGCCAGCTGTCATCCGTTTCATAATCCGCAAAGGTACCGAGTACCCGGGCCCAGGAGACATTGTTGATATTATGTGCGGATGTGGGACCTCTTTGGTAGAGTCGATGCTACTTGGCCATCATTCTATTGGAATTGATATCAACCCGGTTGCAACGCTCGTGTCGAAGGTTAAGACAACACTCATAGATGAAAAGGCACTTCGAGATGTTCTAAATCTAATCTCCGAAGATGGACTGCCTCTGTCTTGCAATAATCTTGCGTCGATGATCCCCAAATTCAGAAATGTCGACTACTGGTTTCTTCCTGAGGTGCAGCTGGAGCTGGCGAAACTCAAGTACGTGATCCAGAGGGTTGAAGATAGCCAACTTCGCGACTTCTTCATGGTGGCGTTCCTCTCCATTCTCAGGCGCTCCTCCAATAGTTCACCCACGCCAGGCCGACTGTTCCACATCAAGCATGACCGGGTTCCTGATGTCAAGAGAATGTTTGTCGAAAGGGCAAACATGATGATCATGAAAATGCGTGAGCTGCGATGGCTGGCGAGATGCACAGATGTCCAGGTCCTCTGCCAAGACGCCCGTCAGACGTCTCTCGCAGAGAACTGTGCTGGCTTGGTAATCTTTCATCCACCTTATTTTGCTCTTTACAGGTACTCGTCAGACGTTCTACGTTTTGAGCTCGAATGGTATGGAGCTAACAGAGAATCCATAGCCGCCCATGAGATCGAGGATGGCTTTAAGACTACCAACATCAGCCTATATGGGCGCTATATAGAAGATGTCGTGACGGTACTAGCTGAAGCCAGCAGGATACTAAAGCCGGGCCATAAAGTCTGCCTGGTGGTGAACAACTCTACTTTCCGTGATGAACGCCTACCAGTGATGAATGACATCTGCTCGCTGGCCGCCAGACGCATCCCCGATTTGACAGTGTGCGAATCAATAGAGCGCGGTGTCCGCTTTCAACAGGCATCATATCATCGCTCGGCTCGCGAGGACAAGGTTACATCTCAGGATTATCTTGTGTTCTTTCGAAAGCAGCCCTGAGTCTTCGAAGTACCTCGGCGTCCTTCTCAGGAATCTGCACGCCCGCTATTTGTCTATATACTCCAGGCTGGACATGCCAACATAGAAAATCTTGCGGCAGCGAGCTGTCGAGTGTCCCAAACGCGATAGCCGGAACGACGGCCCTTGGGATCGGACTGAATCTTATCCCCTGCCTGGTCAGTATCTGCGTTATGCCCAGCAAGTCCCAGTATGAGTAGATTCGTCGCAGCTTTGCGATGTCGGCAACCATCTCAGAGCTGGCAGCCTTAATCTCAGTCAGTATCAGCACATCTTCATAAGTCATGCACGCGTCCACGCGATCGGAACCTGCTCTCCGTTGCTCTCGGAACTTTGGAATGAGAATATTTGGAAGCCCATAGGTCTTGGCATTGGGTGGGTTCCATCCCAGAAGCTTCACACCGGTGATGTTCGACAGCCTTTGACGAAGAAGGTTATGTATCTCTGTTTCAGTAGTGTCAGGTAAGTCCACTACGCTCCCAAGGTGCTCTCACATCTTCCAGTGGTTACCAAGCAATACTCGATCATTCAGAATAATGAGGTCACAGTAGTTCCGATATATACGTCCAGCCTCCCCACCCTCCGCCCAGGTACCGATCGAATCAGCATTGTATGCCACATAGTTGGGGTGATCAAGCGGTATTCCCCGTGCAATCCGCTTCTGAACAATGAGCTGCCCCAGTCTTGTAGTCTGGCTAGAATCGACGAAGGCTTCTAGCTCGCGGAGCAGAGCAATCCTGCGTGGATGGCTTCTATTCCAGAACACACGTGGCCAAACAACTACAAGGTACTGATTCCTGTCCCTCACCGTTTTCCCAAACTCGCTTCGACAGTATAGTATTTCTGTATTGACAACAATCCCGCCGTTTGGCTGGCTGCGCCACTCATACCCGGAATAGAATACCAGCCACGCCTTTTCTCCGAACTGTGCCGGTAGCAACCGACCAACGTCAGCTCTTGCGGATGATACATCAAGAAGGCCACCCGGAGTCTCTACTGACTCCACCACCGAATCCTCTATCGCCCGGAGGGCCACTAGTTTGTGATCCTTGCCTTTCATGAAATAGTCAGATCCTATCAAATCGACAATGCTCTTCGGCTCGGATACAAGTTGACACACGCGCGGGTACGGAACATTCTCTATTCGGATTTCACTTTCCAAGACGTTGCTCTGAGCCGCCTTTTTCTTTGTCGCTTCTATTGCTCTCGCGATTACCTGGCAGTTGAGGATACTTTCGCCATGGAGTACATGTTCGCCATCGTGTTCACATAGATGTTCTGCATAGTCAATAACCTCGCCATAGATCTGGCGAATCTCATTGTCGTTACTCGGCCTAATCGGCAGGCCCTGTCTCGATACCGCCCAGTCCATTGCTACCACAGGCACGCCATAGACTCTCGTCAACCTCAGAAAACCTTCAAACAGTCTTGAAGATACCTTCCTCGCACTAGTGGGATTGTCTGTATAAAGCATCTCGTCATACCTAGTTCGGGCAAATGGAGTAAAATGAATCGATGGAATACCCATCTCTGCCGCTCTCGCGAGCCTCGCAAACCTTTGCAGTGGGTTGTCGCCTGTGTAACCATGTTCAGTGATCTCGATCACCAGAACTGGACGGCCTCCCAGCATTATGATCATGTCCGGCCTGTCATAGTCAAGTAGTGGTGCTATCGCTGCCAATCGTGGGTTGGCAACCAGTTTTTCTCGAGACATATTCGGGATAATCTGAACTGATGAAATCCTGCTCCAGAAGGCTGAAACCCTCGAAAAAGCTCTCACCAGATCCTTATCACTGGGCTTGTCGCACCAAACCTCATATTGGCTAGACGCCGTCAACACAACTCCCAAAGATTCCTTCACGATTATTCCTTCACGGTATCTTTACAATACTGCCATACCTCTGATGCCAGACCCGCTAAGATACCTACGTCCAACAATCGTATATTCGCTCCATGTGTCGCTGTCGCAGCACTTCCGTAGATAGGAACAAGGTAACGTCTCCGCTTCTCGAATAGATCGACTATTGTTGTTTTGTCTGTTTTCACAGATCACCTAACAACCGGACTGTCAGATCACTACAGGCTCAACTTTTCGATTTGCCCTTAGGAATTGTATACGTCTTTGGCCCTCGGTAGACATTGAACCTCAGTTTGCAGTCTTGGCATTCGTATCGTTCGACCTCGTAATTCTTGGTGTATTTCCAGGATTTTAGCGGCCTAGTCGAAACACTGAGATTACACCTCGGGCAGAGGGGTTTGACATTCATGTAGTCGCCTCCTAGTATGAGGTTAGATCCCTATCGCATCATTTTCACCTTCGTCGAACCATCCAAAGGACCTGTCACTAGCTCCGGTTTGACTATATCATGACAAACCACTACTAAGCAAGATAAGCATGACCAGGCTGCAATCGTTCGTCCCCAGCCTGCCATATGTGCCGCCCAGTTCGTTCTCGAGCACTTGTACAGATACCCTGAGCCTTACCG
The nucleotide sequence above comes from Chloroflexota bacterium. Encoded proteins:
- a CDS encoding site-specific DNA-methyltransferase; translation: MQRMEFNDTNANGNYATHAYFRYFGKLPPAVIRFIIRKGTEYPGPGDIVDIMCGCGTSLVESMLLGHHSIGIDINPVATLVSKVKTTLIDEKALRDVLNLISEDGLPLSCNNLASMIPKFRNVDYWFLPEVQLELAKLKYVIQRVEDSQLRDFFMVAFLSILRRSSNSSPTPGRLFHIKHDRVPDVKRMFVERANMMIMKMRELRWLARCTDVQVLCQDARQTSLAENCAGLVIFHPPYFALYRYSSDVLRFELEWYGANRESIAAHEIEDGFKTTNISLYGRYIEDVVTVLAEASRILKPGHKVCLVVNNSTFRDERLPVMNDICSLAARRIPDLTVCESIERGVRFQQASYHRSAREDKVTSQDYLVFFRKQP